The genomic DNA TTTAGTTGCACATTTTAAGTGAGGAAGCTTTTATCAAAATTTGCTAATGACTTGtccaaaactataaaaataaaaaagaaacgtGGTTTAGGAATATCTTGTTATTCAAAACCAATTAATTCTGATTTTCAGTAACTTTTTCCTACTTGATATAGTTTTGATTCTTGGAGCACTCCCAGATAGCCAAACTATAAAGAATAAAGCAAGCATTAAAATATTAGTTTGAGGTAAAgattttgaaaatcaaattacTTGAATTGTTAGTGCTTATCTATCAAAATTTATTAATCACTTATACATTTTACTGAAAAGGGGGAAACAGATTTCATGATCTGTTTCTCCTAAATgtctattatttatttctttatatgctTTCAATAAGTTAAATATTAGGGATGTATTATCAGGacataaaatgttgaaaaatgtGGTTCAAAATAATAGTATGTACAGAACAATAGTGTGAATATAGTCCTGGAAAATATATTCATTCTAATCCAAGTGATACCATTCCATTATACTTATAATAAGATAGTGAAGAAGgtagattttaaaagatatatatttagaCAAATATAacaattcttttatatatattattttaataacatctaaattttaatagtttatttttatagcttGCATTGTTTTTAATCTTAATGTTGGAACTATTTTTCAAATGTCGTATGTTCTTTGATGATTAATTCACAAAGAGTCCTTAGTAAGCTGATTTGAAACTCCAGGTGATGAAAGAGTCTCATTAATTGGTTGGATTTACTTTGTGTGCTCCTGTAAGATCTCCTTTATAGCACTGTTGACATTCTTATTTCCTAGTGGATTCTCTCCCTGAGGGATTTGCATTtttcccagaaaataatctacCAATATGCATCCTAGAGAAATATGTGATTGGCTTCTCGTGTTCTTAATATTGAGTAGTAGAGGGACACGATCTCacagttaaatataaaaatttgattCACCTTGTCAATTTTAATGATGCCTCATCCTTGGACTTTATCACATCTGATATATTTGCATCCATAGTATATGTTAAATTTTTCCCTATGTTAAGTAAATTTAACATATACTATGTTAAGTAACATAACATAAATTATTAACACAGTATATGTTAAATTAAACTTTGTCCATCATGTTACTATATATACTTATAGTATAGTCCAACTATACATAAAGAATATAGTTAGCTTTGTTTAAAATAGTGGATGAATCAGGGATATAAAGTTGTTACTTGTTAATTTTTCTACCTACAACCctgttttatctttatatattCACAACAAAAGAGGACAATTTAGATATTGCAAAGAGCAACTTTTTTGGAAATAGTAAAGTAACATGGTATGAACTGCTTAATAAGAGTGCCCTTCAAAGACCTTTCTTGTGCTATACATTCTTGAAGTCATAAAAGAGAAGGTAGAAATGAAACTAAGCAAAATTTTGGAGGATATCTGgagaatttaaaaaggaaacgGAAAATGGTCTTAGGGCATGCTAGAtcagtttctttcttctgttaCTATGCTCTGCTTTCTCCTCAAGTTCACGGCtattttttgctttgttaatTCCAATTTTCTATCTTATTTTGTGCCCTCCTACAACCACTGCAACTTCAAGCACCACTTTATTTTGGAATATCAACTTTATCTCAGAGAGGACAGGGAATCATTCTTTAAACTACTTAACATGatgtaaataaaaaagaagcaggcATCATAGGTAAGGAATATATTTGTCAATGGATCAATATCTCTTTCTATTTTAGCATCATACTATTTACCATCATAGTATAAAAAGAACTGACAACTTGGATCCACCAGAATTTAAGCAAAATCTTAATATTTGAActtattgtatttatatttatatatcatgggaaatagatggggaaacagtgtcagattttatttgggggggctccaaaatcactgtagatggtgattgcagccatgaaattaaaagacgcttactccttggaagaaaagttatgaccaacctagatagcatattcaaaagcagagacattactttgccgactaaggtccgtctagtcaaggctatggtttttcctgtggtcatgtatggatgtgagagttggactgtgaagaaagctgagtgccgaagaattgatgcttttgaactgtggtgttggaaaagactcttgagagtcccttggactgcaaagagatccacccagtccattctgaaggagatcagccctgagatttctttggagggaatgatgctaaagctgaagctccagtactttggccacctcatgtgaagagttgactcattggaaaagactctgatgctgggaagtgttgggggcaggaggagaaggggaggacagaggatgagatggctggatggcatcactgactcgatggatatgagcctgagtgaactacgggagttggtgatggacagggaggcctgccatgctgtgattcatggggttgcaaacagttggacacagctgagcaactgaactgaactgatgcattgtgtggggacttccctggtggctcagacagtaaagaatctgcctgcaatgcaagagacccaagtttgattactgggtggggaagatgccctggagaagggtatggcaaccactccagtattcttgcctagagaatcccacagacagaggatcctgttgggctacagtccatggggtcacaaagagtcggatatagcTGAGCGACTAACTCACTTGCATTGTATAGCAACATGTCACActttaaatatcaataattttttGAGTGAATAATAGATTCCTGAACTAATGATTCAAATTTCATAAAACTTTAAGAGCTATTGCACTCCActctaagtatttatttatttgaacttaaaattatgcttttattaatcaatgttttaaaattcaatttttaaaaaatctagctaCCAAATGATTAATCAgtaattaatttaatattatcTCAGAGTTTTAAGgatttttgaattatatttataCTTACATAGTACaaacataatttcttttttattttttaaaattaattaattaatttattgttggaggctaattacaatattttcttggttttgccattcattgacatgaatctgccacgggtgtacatgtgttccccatcctgaaccccccttccacctctctccccatcccatccctctgggtcatcctagcacaccagccccaagcaccctgtatcatggcatcaaatctggactggcgatccatttcacacatgataacatacatgtctcaatgccattctaagtatttaaacatgtatttaaatattattttttcaaagtataaaaggaagaaacagaagtatAAATTCTACTTCATAAGACAAGAGAAAACTTAAATCTAAAAAAATTCCTCATCACAAAATAGATaacaaaagaatttcaaaaagaaGGTAACAAATGAGGCAGCAGTCAAAACAGATAGTTGGATTTAGAAATAAAGTTCAGTTGGTAAAACAACACTACAAATTGGTGGCATTTTACCCTGCATGCATACaagccaagtcgcttcagtcgtgtcaactctgcGGCCCTGTGACCTGTAGCCTGCGAgcttcctcggtccatgggattctccatgtaggactactggagtgggttgccatgccattttctccaggagatctttctgattcagggatcaaaactgcatctcaggtctcctgcagtggcaggcaggttctttaccactagtgccacctgggaagcccttgattatatgcaaatatttatgcaataaaatgtgtatatatatatatatatgtacatatatatatctgaatcataaGGAAAGTGCcaagaaaataataaactgaaaatgctcaaaaattttggaaacaaaatttatactaattaaacaaaaattacatGAATACACTAAAAACATACCCACAAATTAAGGAAGAAAtattacaaaatacaaaatagaaatccaaactagtattgagttggccaaagaaTTCTTttggttttaagtaaaaataaaagacacatttttcatattCATCCAGAGCTGTATTGAATAATATACGCACTACCTGaaccaactttttggccaactcaataaatAGTGGACCAAGATCAACTTCATGAAACAATAGATGAGATACTTTACACACAGCAGTTTAACCTCATTGTatcaagttacttaatttctctgtctcttgttGCTGCCCACAAGCAAAATAGAAGAATAAATTGAAATTATCTTGTTCACTTTATCAGTACATGGTAGAAAATTTAAAGGTGGCAAGTGAGTTagtgcgttagtcactcagtcgtgtctgactctttgtgaccccacggactgtagctggacaggctcctctgtccatggggttctccaggcaagaatactggagtggcttgccatgcccttctccaggggatcttcccgacccagaaatcaaacttgggtctccttcactgcaagcagattttttagtgtctgagccaccagggaagtccccatacaATGCAAATATTAAAGGTGGGGAACTCACTTAATGCAATCATAACATTAATTGAACCTCATtcctatctggagaaggaaatggcagcccactccagggttcttgcctggagaattctgcagacagaggagcctggtggggtgctgtccttagggttgcacagagttggacacgagtgaagtgacttaacatgcatgcatgccttggagaaggaaatggcaacccactccagtatttttgcctagagaatcccgtggacagaggagcctggtgggctgctgtccgtagggtcgcacagagtcggacacaactgaagcaacttagcagcagcagcagcattcctatTTAGCAACACTGATTTTGACTGAAACTAATAATCTTGAAGCTTAACAAAGGCCTTGCAATTAGGATTTTTGACAAAGAATCATATGAGTTTATAAGAATGCGTTTCCTTACATACCCAAATTGTTATCAGATTTATTTCTTATCAGGTTTGTAAGTTTGCTCCTAACGTTTCTATTCAGTTatattttccacatttctttGAAAGTTGTCATTAATGAACAAAACTGTaacaattcatatatatatatatatacacacagttacaaatatattttcacaCATTATAATTGATTATTATGGAATACAATAGACTGTGAAATGTATTATTGATACCTATTTGACTAGTGTATACAGATTTTAATAGTTGTTGAAAAAATAGTATTGTTACTCATTTCTTCCTCTCAATATATTTGAATAGTcaactcttttcttttaattggaggagaattgctttacaatattgtgaataGTCAACTCTTAACTATATATGTCCAAGCAAAAGAAGTAAGTAGGGAAATCATAGATACCCACAAATCGAGAAGAGCAAATATAACTGAGTTCACTTCTGCTCTGCTCCTAAGGATATAGCTCCTAATATGAGCTAAGTATCTATTTTGTCATTCATATTTCCTTTTGATAGTTCTAGTGTTGATTATTGAAACTGGATTTATTGTTACATGAGAAGTATAGGTCCCATTTGCAAAAACACTCAGTTAAAATCCAAACTTACACCAAATATTGTAGTACTGACCATAATTATGTTaggttttttccaaaataaatttaaaattatttcaatacaTTATAGCTTAATTTTTCTACAAGGAAAATGGGCTCATACTATTCTGTAGGAGACAAGTGTATTGAAGTTTTTACATCAACTCAAGAACATGGCTACTTATTATAAGTACAATTATTGTCACCTGTTGACTATTCCCATTTCTAAACTCCATAGAAAATGTTTCCTTCCTCACTAGTTAGTCCTCAATTTTACATCCCATGTTCTTTTTCGAACATGAGGTTTATTCCTCCGAGTAGGTTTCCCTGTCTAAAACGGATTAAATGCAGTCACAAATATGTATCTCTAGAAATAAAGTAAGTGAAAGAGATTCTTTTCTGGGGAGCAATGGGAGGTAGGTGAATGGCAAGTGTTGTGATCGTGCTCAAGAACTATTCTCCTGCTGGAGTCCCATTGCTCTGGTCATGAGGGTGATTCTGGCTTGATATTTACCACTACAGATTTGGATTCCTATTTACTTTGAAAAAGAGCTACATATTCATAATAATCATGGAAAATTACACTACATTGCAATCTGTGAAttggagaaataaacattttttgattTAAATCCAATCTTTACTTCTGCCTTCTAATAGGTAGATGGAATCAAACCTTCAGTCCTGTGAAGTTAATAATCAATTAATGTACATCCAAAAATTATCTTCTGCCTACATATTAAGCAAAAACCCtgtttctattcctgcttttgCATACCTTAGTTTCTGAAGCAAAACAGTGAGCTGAATGCAATCTGGTCCAGGTGTTCAGGATATTAGTAAAAAAAAGGTCATGATTCTACACTATATGTACTTTCACAGTCCTCAACTACTAAATCTCTTGATATTTGTATCTTTGAactaaacatattttcaaatgtattatcTATCCCAATGGAATATTGTAAAGCACTTGTGATACAGGTGCTGGCATTGGATTTAAGCTAAcacctattggagaaggaaaagaagtgaaagttttCCATTCTTACTGTTTATAAAGTGACACACAAGTTAGAGAATAAATTTATCTGTATGTATTTATATCTGCGTGCTGGCATACAAGTCTTATATATGGGAGAGTGAGAATGAACACAATTTAGCTTTAATGAATATTAGATACTTTGATTTTattgaagtgtttttttctttccttgtaagGATATGTAAGACAGAAATTAAAAGCACTAATGATATTTCGGAAGGTTTTATTGACATTCATTCACATTCAAATTATATAACATACAGGCAACTTCAGATATAtttcttgttaaattttttttaacatcaaaaatattttgtattggagtatcagttcagttcagttcagttcagtcgctcagtcgtgtctgactctttgcaaccccatgaatcgcagcacgccaggcctccctgtccatcaccaactcccggaattcactcagattcacatccatcgagtccatgacgccatccagccatctcatcctgggtcgtcccctactcctcctgcccccaatccctcccagcatcagagtcttttccaatgagtcaactcttcgcatgaggtggccaaagtactggagcttcagctatagcatcattccttccaaagaaatcccagggttgatctccttcagaatggactgggtggatctctttgcagtccaagggactctcaagagtgttctccaacagcacagttcaaacgcattaattcttcagcactcagctttcttcacagtccaactctcacatccacacatgaccacaggaaaacccatagccttgactagacggacctttattggcaaagtaatgtctctgcttttgaatatgctatctaggttggtcataacttttcttccaaggagtaagcatcttttaatttcatggctacagtcaccatctgcagtgattctggagcccaaaaaaataaagtctgacactgtttccactgtttccccatctatttcccatgaagtgatgggaccggatgccatgatctttgttttctgaatgttgagctttaagccaactttttcgctctcctctttcactttcatcaagaggctttttagctcctcttcactttctgccataagggtggtgtcatctgcatatctgaggttcttgatatttctcccagcaatcttgattccagcttgtgtttcttccagtccagcgtttctcatgatgtactctgcatagaagttaaataagcagggtgacaatatacagccttgatgtactccttttccgatttggaaccagtctgttgttccatgtccagttctaactgttgtttcctgacctggtAGTTTTAGGTAGGCAGTGAAGGAactcaattatacatacatacctatatTCATTCTCCCCTCATTTCTATATATGCATTTTCTGTATATGTTGAGACAATATTTGGataaaacaattttgaaacaTAAAGTCTTCTATTTTAATTTACAGAATATGATACTTAATTTAAATAATGATTATTCAGGAATTTTATGATCAAATAAATGTGCATCATATGTATTTACacaatttaattaataatttaattgtgtgtatatatagagagagaaacaGGAGGAAAATTTTAGCACAGAGTTTGTTacactttatctttttttattgaagtggaaTACACAAGCCATAAATGGCTTTAAACCTCTGAAATGTGCCTTttagtacttttaaaatgttgtgaaaccatcaccaatATCTGATTTCAGGACATTTCAGTTGcataaaaagaaaactccatAAGCATTAATCAGTCACTACCTATTGATCTATTCCTCTGATCCCTTCCAACGTCTAAAATGTTTTTTGATTCAGTAATTGATTTGATGTAATTGAAATCATATTGCAGTAGCCTTtagtgtttgcttttttaaaattagcatagtgttttcaaagttcatctgtGAAAGGTCATACATCTGTACTTCATCCTTTCATGAATGAATAATAATCCTCACTATTGGTATGCttcactttgtttatccattaaacAAATGGTGAATATTTAAAttctttccaatttttcactaataatgatgctatgaacatttgtgtataaaTTTTGTTGCTAATCTTGTATTAAGTTATTCTGATTATATACTTAGGAGTTGAACTTCTGTCATATAGTAATTGTGTTTCAAACTTTGTGTAATTGTCTAAGTTTCTCACAGCTCAATGTGATTTTTACATACCCTCTAGTATATATAAGATGGAGAAAGCaacggcactccactccagtactcttgcctggaaaatcccatggatggaggagcctggtaggctgcagtccatggggtcgctaggagttggacacgcctgagcaacttctctttcacttttcactttcattggagaaggaaatggcaacccactccagtgttcttgcctggagaatcccagggatgagggagcctggtgggctgccatctatggggtcgcacagagtcggacacgactgaagtgacttagcagcagcagcagtatatacaAGAAGTCTAATGTTTCCAGAAAATTGCCAATCtctgttaaattaaaaaatacagccattttattttatacagtGGCATCTTGTGGTTTGATTTGAATTCAGTGATGTTCAGcaacttttcatatgtttgttggaTGTTGCACGTCTTTATAGAAATGTCTATTGGAGTCCGTTTtccatttaaagaataaaagacaCATTAGAAAGCAAAGATGCAAATATCTAAAGTTGTACTCTATTAGTAACTGCATGAAATgtacatgggttcagttcagttcagttcagtcgctcagtcgtgtccaactctttgtaaccccatgaatcacagcacgccaggcctccctgtccatgggttACACAccctcattaaaaagaaaagattgccAGATATCTACTCTAACCATCCCTATGTAACATTGTCCAGAATTTCTAGTCAGGGCAGCAAGATACAAAAACGAAATGTATATTCTATTTGTCCCACCCTGGCTTCCTTGATTCAATCTGCATAATTGTGctattgttcatttttttcttttgaatgaagGTTTTTCTTGACAAACATGATAAAGTATTAGTTTCACCCCCttttttgaaatttcattaaTTGCATGTGATACCTTATATTAATCAAAAACAGTTAGAATTCCTTAGTTCTTCTGTCATCTGCAGTCCTGGAGAATGTAATGAACACAGATGTAGGAAAATTTCAAAGGTGAGCATCCTCTCCAAGTTAGTTGCCTTTAAAGTACAGTTTAAGAACTTTATATAAGCCCTGTCTGAGCTCCTTGTTCTTGAGTGCATAGACCatgggattgagggcaggaggaataaCATTATGAAGTACATTGAGTAGAACTGGGATGAGGGGAACTGTCATTGCTGCACTGTGGGTGATAGAAATGACAATAATGACTGTGTAGAAGAAAAGAATTAGGATGAGGTGGGAAGTGCAGGTACTTAAGGCCTTGGATGCAGCTTCTGCTGAGTTCAACTTCAATACAGATTGAAGTATCAATGCATATGATAAAATAATCAAACCCAAATCACTTCCCATGAGTGTCCAGGCCAGAAGTAGCTGGTAGATACTCTTGACTGTCTTGTCATCATCACAAGATAGGCTAGTGACTCCAAGATTTGAGCAAAGACAGTGCTCAATTTGGTTCTTTGAGCAGTACTGTCTCTGAGCTGCAAACACAGGAATTGGGATAGTAGTCAGGCTATTTCTGAGTGCCATGAACACAGTTGCTTTGACCACAAAGGAGCCAGTAATTATCGATGGATAGCGTAGTGGTCGACAAATGGCTACATATCTATCTATAGCCATGCAAACAAAGATGCCTGATCCCATGGCCACAAAACAGTGTATAGCATACATCTGTATAAAGCACCAAAGGAAACTGATGGCTTTTGCATTAAACCACAAGATCGCCAAAATCTTGGGCATGATGGTGGTAGCCAGACCCATGTCTACCACAGCCAGGATGCCCAGGAAATAATACATAGGCTGGTGCAATGTTGCCTCCTTTTTGATAATGATCAGGATAAGGATGTTGGCACTGAGAGCTAAGAGGTAGAGCAGAGCCAGGGGAAGGGATAGCCAGTGCTGCCAGCTGTGAATGCCTGGGAATCCCAAAAGAATAAACTCAGAGACCTGGAACTTTGAGCTGTTGGAGTTGCTGAGATCCTGGAACTTCACTAAGTGAAAAAGTAGAGAGttacttttcttaatttctctgactGACAATATTTGAAAAGGCATTATCCAGGTTCATAATATCAAGGATATTATAATATCAAAGAACATCAAAGGAGAattcattatctttattattctCATTATAGCACTAACATTTCTTGGACATTTGTAATGAAACAGGAACTGTGGTAACACATTCTTTATTGTCAACTTGGGCTAATGATCAGAAAAATGATATAAAGGCAAGTCATATTTTTCCACCTTCTCATAGCAGAAGAATAGAACATTAAAGGAAATCAGGACCTTGTCATGATCTTCAGTCTTGTAAGTCACGGAAGTTGGACAAGATGAAAGTCCTCTGAAATTAGTCTGTTTCTTGACTGACTTTGCTAATGGGTTGTCTTCTTTAGAGACCAAATGCATAGACTCAGAGTAGTGGATTTTATGCATGTAGTCATTTTAGATAAAATATTAGgctatatataataaattttttataaacCTACTTTTCGAGGATTTGAGTTTATAAAGTAGTCAGAAATGTCATTactttgaattaaaataaatgagttcATGTAGCATATCTGTTTTATAGCAaggaaaatgatgtttaaaatgttaacaatcTGTGTAAAACAAAGCAAccatgaaagagagaaaaatggctTGGAAATCTCAGTATATTTAAACCCAGTTGTCTCTTCTTTTGAGTAATTTTTCCCTATTCCAACATCTATTTGCTTCTTAGAGTACTGCAGACATTCATATTATAACCATTAAAGcagacataaaaacaaataaaagaaactaaCCAAACTAGTGAGTTTGaggtaaatattttttcagaagtTCCGCTAAAATCAAGTAACTCTGTATCTAATACCCTTCCTACATATGGTATTTAAttagtgttattttaaaattgaaacaaTACTGTTACTATGTATTTATACCAGATGTGTTAATTATTGTTTACtttcttttaagaatttcatatattaaagatataaatacaggatatttttaaaattttgttgaaagtTATAGTTTAAACAGAGGAACAGTGTTGATGTAAACTTGGTGGTATATTTAGCTTAACCCAGATAATGGCATTCTGTTCTATTCAAAACATAACAGATTCTGGAAACTAATGAAGAAGATGGAACTATAAGTTTTTAATTCTTAATGAAATACAGCAAACAGTGTTTTACTAAATATTCTAAACAtcagatcaaaaatatttgagtTTGAAATAAAGGGATAAATTTAATACATCT from Budorcas taxicolor isolate Tak-1 chromosome 15, Takin1.1, whole genome shotgun sequence includes the following:
- the LOC128059854 gene encoding putative olfactory receptor 56B2 produces the protein MPFQILSVREIKKSNSLLFHLVKFQDLSNSNSSKFQVSEFILLGFPGIHSWQHWLSLPLALLYLLALSANILILIIIKKEATLHQPMYYFLGILAVVDMGLATTIMPKILAILWFNAKAISFLWCFIQMYAIHCFVAMGSGIFVCMAIDRYVAICRPLRYPSIITGSFVVKATVFMALRNSLTTIPIPVFAAQRQYCSKNQIEHCLCSNLGVTSLSCDDDKTVKSIYQLLLAWTLMGSDLGLIILSYALILQSVLKLNSAEAASKALSTCTSHLILILFFYTVIIVISITHSAAMTVPLIPVLLNVLHNVIPPALNPMVYALKNKELRQGLYKVLKLYFKGN